In Euphorbia lathyris chromosome 10, ddEupLath1.1, whole genome shotgun sequence, a single genomic region encodes these proteins:
- the LOC136208667 gene encoding uncharacterized protein codes for MALEWVVLGYAAGAEAIMVLLLTIPGLDGLRKGLVAVTRNLLKPFLSVVPFCLFLLMDIYWKYETRPTCDSDSCTPSEYLRHQKSIMKSQRNALLIAAALVFYWLLYSVTNLVVRIEQLNQRIERLKNKD; via the coding sequence ATGGCTCTCGAGTGGGTCGTACTAGGCTACGCTGCCGGTGCTGAGGCCATCATGGTCCTCCTACTTACGATACCTGGCCTCGACGGACTCCGCAAGGGACTTGTCGCTGTCACCCGCAACCTCCTCAAGCCTTTCTTATCTGTTGTCCCTTTCTGTCTCTTCCTTCTTATGGATATTTACTGGAAGTATGAGACCCGTCCTACCTGCGATTCCGACTCCTGCACCCCATCCGAGTATCTCCGTCACCAGAAATCCATCATGAAGAGCCAGAGGAACGCGCTCCTAATTGCTGCAGCGCTTGTCTTCTACTGGTTGCTCTATTCTGTCACTAATCTGGTGGTCAGGATCGAGCAGTTGAATCAGCGCATTGAAAGGCTCAAGAATAAAGACTGA